One stretch of Methanosphaera sp. WGK6 DNA includes these proteins:
- the rfbB gene encoding dTDP-glucose 4,6-dehydratase codes for MITGGAGFIGSNFVHYIANKYDDYEITVLDKLTYAGDMENLKGVNVNFIKGDIASEEEASKAMKDADYVVNFAAETHVDKSITNPASFVKSDVLGTQNLLELVRKYDVERYIQISTDEVYGSIMEGSFKETDNIDPSSPYSASKAGGDLLVNAYYKTYDIPVIITRSSNNFGPRQFPEKLIPLFTLKAINNEPLPVYGDGKNVRDWIYVEDNCAGVDTVLHKGKVGEVYNIGGGNEKNNLEITKLILEKLGKPETLIQYVEDRLGHDRRYSLDASKTRKLGWEPKWTFEDAMEETIKWYKENATRLYDAVLTL; via the coding sequence ATGATTACAGGTGGAGCAGGATTTATAGGCTCTAATTTTGTTCACTATATAGCAAATAAATATGATGACTATGAAATCACAGTATTAGATAAATTAACATATGCTGGAGATATGGAAAACCTAAAAGGAGTAAATGTAAACTTCATAAAAGGAGACATAGCAAGTGAAGAAGAAGCATCAAAAGCAATGAAAGATGCAGATTATGTTGTAAACTTCGCAGCAGAAACACATGTTGATAAATCAATAACAAATCCTGCTTCATTTGTAAAATCGGATGTATTAGGTACACAAAACTTATTAGAACTAGTACGAAAATATGATGTAGAAAGATATATTCAAATCTCAACAGATGAAGTATATGGTAGTATAATGGAAGGTTCATTTAAAGAAACAGATAATATAGATCCATCAAGTCCATATTCAGCAAGTAAAGCAGGTGGAGATTTACTAGTAAACGCATATTACAAAACTTATGATATACCAGTAATAATAACAAGAAGTAGTAATAATTTTGGACCAAGACAATTCCCAGAAAAACTAATACCATTATTCACATTAAAAGCAATAAATAATGAACCATTACCAGTATATGGTGATGGAAAAAATGTACGTGACTGGATATACGTTGAAGATAACTGTGCAGGAGTAGATACAGTACTACATAAAGGTAAGGTTGGAGAAGTATATAATATTGGTGGAGGAAATGAGAAAAATAATCTTGAAATAACCAAATTAATACTTGAAAAACTAGGAAAACCTGAAACTCTCATACAATATGTAGAAGATCGTCTAGGTCATGATAGAAGATATTCTCTTGATGCATCAAAAACAAGGAAATTAGGATGGGAACCTAAATGGACATTTGAAGATGCAATGGAAGAAACAATAAAATGGTATAAAGAAAACGCAACAAGACTATATGATGCAGTACTAACATTATAA
- a CDS encoding cobaltochelatase subunit CobN: MMKTKTFSLCMIIFVLLICTTVTASDINNDTITVEDTVSDSGITTIDQQTINDVTSSTSETSNLTNTKNIVSDTTKTYTTKNESSVTTKTKENNTTIKTNINSNILKTMTATLKAATDSTYNIQGKVTCVYDKTTGSYVGGEEDAIGVANATIRVYNTKGKLLNTVRSDSNGNYTIRGLSEGIYDMEFEYGTYAIGDETVHIINSTQTMDYVFIPDIAIISYSGSSSDGQKNKVDALKALSDRVYFLESYNLNSSYDVSDEWMLDYTNFILVDMYSLGNGFGVDTDRIKTSPASQNEMIAYTFGIYGSLVQSLGWGYVGGNPYSVENTYVGSYWQAEAIKNETIVNTNMKNLFDYILYLLGESNVNPTTNGNIPLLSGPQWGIYYPGFNIKVPTPTSAQIKYWIESDPGYDNDGSGSLNWMTDYYNPWILEHQNPTDILRAFEQWYNKNVNLKGPFVAILSYYQTNDEVEALIKEFEKQKRATFCLYQYATTSPTMTELLDIAVTDKNGLSRGISAASSLYSWSTSYSEMQTNTTITTYEHTDITILNALSGISKYSYESEYGPQSEWTYKVTIPQFEGVIGALPISYVDDDGTTIIIQEGIEKHVQLVNGWANLKEKKNADKKIAIVVYDYPPGKANIGASYLDVYTSVHDLLVKMAEEGYDIGMSVDEIPTTEELTTQIIDIGNKGNWAQGLLESYVEDNLADLTKYHQLISASEFKKMYNELPSNLQQQLVACWGNGLGNGSMIYNESSLVIPGIYFGNIFITIQPARGWDSVTDYHSDTLAPPQQYIAFYKYLYQYYLGIRGNSVDGIVSMGTHGTLEWLPGRTLGLQSSDWPFQLIETPIIYPYIVSNPGEGMTAKERSFAQVITHMTPVTTAATLYGEYSQLENAITQYEENKKVGDSSNIQYYKEVILNITTTNSSFPSPNFLKMSQNIELYWDGIDLNDINLTIISRSNILNLSQSLNKSMLSYYNYTIKSNLPFNEYLEKMYNYTTSEAAFEAWLSTIHETLESMSGDTITYGVHTLGYIWNDTEMIQGITTISSSRTNILQDIMTLYYNIEGDYYKKIKDISFSDYQTAIETTLQNIVTRLVEDTSLENVAQIAAEQNQDKNSSFYNDLVQIKSFIDGVRDNREWKSIMNALSGGYVISGLSGEPSLSDVLPTGRSMYSSDTTKMPSKAAWNSAIESVNQMLIKYMTNLGEDTYPELVGEIIWGTEVLRTEGVSLAQFLYLLGVKPTWDQSGKVNGTEVIPLEELTLTIDGTIYQRPRIDVFATIVSNNPYWLSLLYEATNKVNALNESVNDNYVKKHYTEFNSTYRLFGLNGAKLEGTGVSDLLNNIASWQNSTDGVSYEAATVYESRLSNAWTINSDGQIVVISGQKELFAYLLSNVDLVIQDLDSTWRYLDSDDYTDWFGGLLNAANVHGAIPNTMLLDIRNRNNIISSTISQEVSREVRTTITNPQWLQTMTSSVGGWNQLAQNYENLIKSIFTTQGYEEDENGKAIHRTTSGNSTGLISQELFENTVYVLVYSEYLVADANYKSYSIQSMTGWAMTLAMNNYWKVSNTKLLKDLIQKYVDAANKYGVACCHHTCGNVNLHEWILTTGSSMGVKGLERYSQQYNSATKKGTVLGTGSSGTGSGSGNGNVGDENEGSGGSGTGTDISKESFDAYKDAGKLSGPGAYTTNGQGSSNEKSINQMSGSSSGNGGSDGGNGGSGNGQGNGTGSGSGSGNGDGNGNSTNSGDSALGQASSSSSEGSAGGSAASSGAASATGAVYEVSAKSGGESASSQAEIALGYILAIVLIAMLFFLGFTRRSAREE; this comes from the coding sequence ATGATGAAAACTAAGACCTTTTCATTATGTATGATAATCTTTGTTCTCTTAATATGTACAACAGTAACTGCAAGTGACATAAACAATGATACTATCACAGTAGAAGATACTGTTAGTGATTCAGGAATAACCACAATAGATCAACAAACTATAAATGATGTGACTAGTTCCACATCTGAAACAAGTAATTTAACTAATACTAAAAACATTGTTTCAGATACAACAAAGACATATACAACAAAAAATGAGTCAAGTGTAACAACAAAAACTAAAGAAAATAATACAACAATAAAAACCAACATAAATTCAAACATACTAAAAACAATGACTGCTACTTTAAAGGCAGCTACTGATTCTACATATAACATCCAAGGTAAAGTAACTTGTGTTTATGATAAAACAACAGGTTCCTATGTTGGAGGAGAAGAAGATGCTATTGGTGTAGCAAATGCAACAATACGTGTTTACAATACAAAAGGTAAACTTCTTAATACTGTACGTTCCGATTCTAATGGAAATTATACTATTAGAGGATTATCTGAAGGTATTTATGATATGGAATTTGAATATGGTACTTATGCTATTGGTGATGAAACCGTACATATAATAAATAGTACTCAAACTATGGATTATGTATTCATCCCAGATATTGCTATAATATCATATTCTGGAAGTTCAAGTGATGGACAAAAAAATAAAGTTGATGCATTGAAAGCATTAAGTGATCGTGTCTATTTCCTTGAAAGTTATAATTTAAATAGTTCATATGATGTATCAGATGAATGGATGTTAGATTATACAAATTTCATATTGGTAGATATGTATAGTTTAGGTAATGGATTTGGAGTGGATACTGATCGAATTAAAACTTCACCAGCATCCCAAAATGAAATGATTGCTTATACTTTTGGTATATATGGAAGTTTAGTACAATCATTAGGTTGGGGTTATGTTGGAGGTAATCCATACTCCGTTGAAAACACATATGTTGGATCATATTGGCAAGCAGAAGCTATAAAAAATGAAACTATAGTTAATACCAATATGAAAAATTTATTTGATTATATATTATACTTACTTGGAGAAAGTAATGTAAATCCAACCACTAATGGAAATATACCGTTACTTAGTGGTCCACAATGGGGTATTTATTATCCTGGATTTAACATAAAAGTACCAACACCAACAAGTGCTCAAATAAAATATTGGATTGAAAGTGATCCTGGTTATGATAATGATGGCTCTGGAAGTTTAAACTGGATGACTGATTACTATAATCCATGGATTCTTGAACATCAAAATCCAACAGATATTTTAAGAGCATTTGAACAATGGTACAATAAAAATGTAAATTTAAAAGGTCCATTTGTTGCTATTTTAAGTTATTATCAAACAAATGATGAAGTAGAAGCTTTAATTAAAGAATTTGAAAAACAAAAAAGAGCAACATTTTGTCTATATCAATATGCAACTACAAGTCCAACAATGACTGAATTATTAGACATTGCAGTGACTGATAAAAATGGTTTATCCCGAGGAATTAGTGCTGCTAGTTCATTATATTCATGGTCAACATCATATTCTGAAATGCAAACTAACACTACTATTACAACTTATGAACATACAGATATTACTATTCTTAATGCTCTAAGTGGTATAAGTAAGTATAGTTATGAAAGTGAATATGGACCTCAATCTGAATGGACATATAAAGTAACAATACCTCAATTTGAAGGAGTAATTGGTGCTCTACCAATATCATATGTTGATGATGATGGTACAACAATTATTATTCAAGAAGGTATTGAAAAACATGTTCAATTAGTAAATGGATGGGCAAATCTTAAAGAGAAAAAAAATGCAGATAAAAAAATAGCAATAGTCGTATACGATTATCCACCAGGTAAAGCAAACATTGGTGCATCATATCTTGATGTATATACAAGTGTACATGATTTACTAGTGAAAATGGCTGAAGAAGGTTATGATATTGGTATGTCTGTGGATGAAATTCCAACTACTGAAGAATTAACCACACAAATTATTGATATTGGTAATAAAGGTAATTGGGCTCAAGGTCTTCTTGAATCTTATGTTGAAGATAATTTAGCTGATTTAACCAAATATCATCAATTAATCAGTGCTAGTGAATTTAAAAAAATGTATAATGAATTACCATCCAATCTCCAACAACAATTAGTTGCTTGTTGGGGAAATGGTTTAGGTAATGGATCTATGATTTATAATGAAAGTTCACTTGTAATTCCAGGAATATATTTCGGAAATATATTCATAACAATACAACCTGCAAGAGGTTGGGATTCAGTGACTGATTATCATAGTGATACACTTGCACCACCACAACAATATATAGCATTCTATAAATACTTATATCAATATTATTTAGGTATTAGAGGAAATAGTGTTGATGGAATTGTAAGTATGGGTACTCACGGAACATTAGAATGGTTACCAGGACGTACTCTTGGTCTTCAATCCAGTGATTGGCCATTCCAATTAATTGAAACACCAATTATATACCCTTATATTGTTTCAAACCCTGGGGAAGGTATGACTGCTAAAGAAAGAAGCTTTGCACAAGTAATAACTCATATGACACCAGTAACAACTGCTGCTACATTATATGGAGAATATTCTCAACTTGAAAATGCTATTACCCAATATGAAGAAAATAAAAAAGTAGGTGATAGTAGTAACATACAATACTATAAAGAAGTTATTTTAAATATAACTACTACAAATAGTAGTTTCCCATCACCTAATTTCTTAAAAATGAGTCAAAATATTGAATTATATTGGGATGGAATAGATTTAAATGATATAAATCTTACTATAATAAGTAGAAGTAATATCTTAAATCTATCTCAAAGTTTGAATAAATCCATGTTATCATACTATAATTACACAATAAAATCTAATCTTCCATTTAATGAATATTTAGAAAAAATGTATAATTATACGACAAGTGAAGCTGCATTTGAAGCATGGTTATCCACAATACATGAAACACTTGAAAGTATGAGTGGAGATACCATTACCTACGGAGTACATACTTTAGGTTATATTTGGAATGATACTGAGATGATTCAAGGAATAACAACAATATCATCATCAAGAACTAATATTCTTCAAGATATTATGACATTATACTATAATATCGAGGGAGATTACTATAAAAAAATAAAAGATATTAGTTTTTCAGATTATCAAACAGCTATTGAAACAACATTACAAAACATTGTGACAAGATTAGTTGAAGATACAAGTCTTGAAAATGTTGCCCAAATTGCTGCTGAACAAAATCAAGATAAAAACAGTAGTTTCTATAATGACCTTGTTCAAATTAAATCATTTATTGATGGTGTTCGAGATAACCGTGAATGGAAATCAATAATGAATGCTCTTAGTGGAGGATATGTTATTTCGGGTTTATCAGGAGAACCATCATTATCAGATGTATTACCTACAGGTAGATCCATGTATTCAAGTGATACTACTAAAATGCCAAGTAAAGCAGCATGGAATTCTGCTATTGAATCAGTAAATCAAATGCTTATTAAATACATGACAAATCTTGGAGAAGATACATACCCTGAATTAGTTGGAGAAATTATCTGGGGTACAGAAGTCTTACGTACAGAAGGAGTAAGTCTTGCACAATTCCTCTACCTTTTAGGAGTAAAACCTACATGGGATCAAAGTGGAAAAGTAAATGGTACCGAAGTAATACCTCTTGAAGAACTTACTTTAACAATTGATGGTACAATCTATCAAAGACCAAGAATCGATGTATTTGCTACAATAGTATCAAATAACCCTTACTGGCTAAGTTTACTCTATGAAGCAACAAATAAAGTTAATGCATTAAATGAAAGTGTAAATGATAATTATGTTAAAAAACATTATACTGAATTTAATTCAACATACAGATTATTTGGTTTAAATGGAGCAAAATTAGAAGGTACAGGAGTATCTGATTTACTTAACAACATAGCATCATGGCAAAATTCAACCGATGGAGTATCATATGAAGCAGCAACAGTATATGAATCAAGATTATCCAATGCATGGACAATAAATTCAGATGGCCAAATAGTTGTTATTTCTGGTCAGAAAGAATTGTTTGCATACTTATTATCTAACGTGGATTTAGTAATTCAAGATTTAGATAGTACCTGGAGATACCTTGATTCAGATGATTATACAGACTGGTTTGGAGGATTACTTAACGCAGCAAATGTTCATGGAGCTATTCCAAACACCATGCTTCTTGATATACGTAACAGAAATAATATTATTTCAAGTACAATAAGTCAAGAAGTAAGTCGTGAAGTAAGAACTACTATTACTAATCCACAATGGTTACAAACCATGACATCATCAGTTGGTGGATGGAACCAATTAGCACAAAACTATGAAAATTTAATAAAATCTATTTTCACAACACAAGGATATGAAGAAGATGAAAATGGAAAAGCAATTCATAGAACTACTAGTGGAAACTCAACAGGATTAATTAGTCAAGAATTATTTGAAAACACTGTTTATGTATTAGTATATAGTGAATATCTTGTAGCTGATGCTAACTATAAATCATATTCAATCCAATCAATGACTGGATGGGCAATGACATTGGCAATGAATAATTATTGGAAAGTATCCAATACAAAATTATTAAAAGACCTTATCCAAAAATATGTTGATGCTGCTAATAAATACGGTGTTGCATGTTGTCACCACACCTGTGGTAACGTTAATCTCCATGAATGGATATTAACTACTGGTTCATCAATGGGTGTTAAAGGATTAGAAAGATATTCTCAACAATACAATTCGGCTACCAAAAAAGGAACTGTATTAGGTACTGGAAGTTCAGGTACTGGTTCAGGTTCTGGTAATGGTAATGTTGGAGATGAAAATGAAGGTTCTGGTGGATCTGGAACAGGAACTGATATTTCAAAAGAAAGTTTCGATGCATATAAAGATGCAGGTAAACTCTCTGGACCTGGAGCATATACCACTAATGGTCAAGGTTCATCAAATGAAAAATCAATTAATCAAATGAGTGGATCTTCTAGTGGAAATGGTGGTTCCGATGGTGGAAACGGCGGATCTGGAAACGGACAGGGAAATGGAACTGGTTCAGGTTCTGGATCTGGAAACGGTGATGGAAACGGTAACTCCACAAATTCTGGTGATTCTGCTTTAGGTCAAGCATCAAGTTCTTCATCTGAAGGTTCTGCTGGAGGAAGTGCTGCATCTAGTGGTGCTGCAAGTGCTACTGGTGCTGTTTATGAAGTATCTGCTAAAAGTGGTGGAGAATCCGCATCTTCTCAAGCTGAAATTGCTTTAGGTTATATATTAGCTATTGTTTTAATTGCTATGTTATTCTTCTTAGGATTTACTAGACGTAGTGCTCGTGAAGAGTAG